AGAGCCAAGAGGACGGATTCGCTCCAGGCTTGGGACACATCGAGGACAGTGGTGGTTCTTCTCCAGCGGTGACCCCCTGCATTAGGCAAGGAGGAGCCCAGAGGAGAGTGGAGACCTTCGAGGGGGGCCGTTGGGAGGGTACTGACTGCTTTCTTCCAGCTCTTCAGTCCCGCCCTTGGGCAGGACGAAGGGAATGTGGGAAACAAGGGcgaagggaaaggaaggatggTTTTGCACAATGAAATGCTGCTGCATGGAAAGTGGGCATCCAGACCCTGCCCAGCATGGCCTCAGCCTCTTCCTGTTCGTGGACCGAGGGAAGAAGGAATAAACGGCCATGGGCATTCTCCGCTCTGTTCCCAGCCTGCCCTCCTCCCCTTGCACCTGGGCTTATCCCACATTAATAGCCCATCCTGAAGCTCAGCAATTGCCCCGAAGATAGGCTGAGCAGATCCCATCCTCAGGTTCCACTGTCTATACACACAAACCAtgcaaagaggaggaagagaaaggaggcaaAGTAGAATTCAGACAGGAAAGGGTGGTTCAAAGGGGAATATACTACAGGAAGAACAGAGAGGCGGCTCTCAAGGAGAGGGCCCCATGACAGCACAGCAATACACAAGCACACCTGTCACAGGCTGGCACGCCTCCACCCAAGGTGGGGCTGGTGGGTCTACATGACTTCTCTGCATCCTGAGGATCGGCCGGGCCTCAGGAAGAACCTCTTGCCTCATCCCTGTCTTTGGCAAGTGCACGGGTGGTGTGGAGGAAAGGATTCCATGGGTGTCCAAAGATCTCACACTGCTAACACCCTCACGCTCCTTGATcaacaggaagagaggaacagGACCCTCTTTAACGAGGGCAAGGAGTGGCTTCCTCTGAGCTTGTTACTTCCAAATTAAGCACTTGACTCACTGTTTCTCTATAACTAACAGGCAATCTCTCTCTTTATGCCAACAATTAACTGGGAACTAGGTTAAATTATTTGGCTAGATAAAACTACCAGCTAGATGGATTTATTTGGTGCCCTCATACAGAATGCTGTAGAAAATGTAAAGAAGAGAAAGCTCCTTCCAGCTAGAAGCACATGGGACTGCTTCTAGGATGGAAACAAGTCCTGCTATTTTCACAATCCCTAAGTGTTCTCCAGGCCTCTGGAGAACAAAGTAAAGTTGTAAGATCCCCAAAGACACAGAAAATCCTGGACGAACAGattagaaataactacaaaaaaCAAGTTTTTACTTTCGAAGAGGGTGCTGCACTGAAACCAAGTTGGACTTTGGTCACCCCCAGGACCCTCTCCAGGCCTGGCCCAGGAGGGAAAGCTCCACGTGACCAGGCAGCACTGAGTGAGCTGCCATCTTCCCAGCCCCTCCCTAGCTCCTACCAGTGGCCAGGTTTTCTAGAAGTCACCATGGGCACCGATACTCTCCTCCTCCCAAGTCTGGGCAGCTTCATGGCTACTTCGCCTCAGccactcccctccctgccccttccctTGGCCTCCAACTCTTTGGGGCTTTGGGGGAACTTGAGAGTACAGAAAAAGCAGGCGGGGAGGAGGCGCCAGCTGTTGCTCTTCGGGTAGTGACTTAGATTGTGCCACGAGCAGCATTTCTAGTGTTGAGGGACAGAGTGCAAATGAACGCAACGAAAAAGGAGGAATGGGTGATGGAGAAGCCTGGGCTGGAATGGAGGACGGTGGGTGGGGAAGTGTGTTGAGAGAGCAAACAGAGGGCAGAGGACATGAATGTGGATGGCAATGGAGAACAGGAAGGGGTGGTACATTCTCAAGTAAAAAAGTAGACTGGACACAGGAATCAGGAAGTCCCAGacggaaaagagaaagagacaggagaaAACAAGAGGGCAAATTACACCAAGTTACCAGACATTCAGGTCTTTCCATTGTTAAGTGCCCCATCCCCATGGTCTCCCTCCAACCCAAGCCAGTGACACACAGCATAGCCCCACTTCCTCAGAACAGGAGGCGCCATCTCCCTACAATGCTTTGCAGGGGGAAGGCTTGTCCATCAAAGAAATCCCTTGTCTCTGCCCTTCCCCCTTCCCGAACCAGGTGACGATCCCATAGCAGCGGTCTCCATACCTCAGTCAGAGCAGCCCCACtccccaggcaggcaggcaggcagggagaagACTCCAGGACCTTCCCACCTCTTCACCCCACCAGCAACTTCAGCGATACTTACTTACAATAACTACCACGATGATGGCACAGATGGCTCCCAGCATGATCATCATCTGAGGAAACATGGACAAAAAATGAGCCCTTGGATTTCAGGAATGAGGAAAAGAGCCACATCTCTAGTGGGAAACAGAATTCTCTCCATCCTTGGGACAATGGAAAAAACCACCCATCACCCAGGAGACCTGCAGGCCTCTTAGAGAGGCCCTACCCTTCTGCTTCCCAGAGGATCATAACCGCAGTATGTCTGTAGCTTTTCAGATTCATCACAGGACCTGCATTGAGCTCCTTTTTGCTTAGTTCCTGGTGTCTTGGGGCTTTAGAAGGCATTCCAATAGAGATACAGACTCTGGATATTTAACCAATTAGTTCAGTTTTCACTGTGAAGTGTTCAGCTCATTCTCAAAAGttgcagttatttaaaaatatatatttcaatctGAGAAagctgatttaaaagaaaaagaaaaaagtgcatatatagatgtgtatatatgtgtgtgtatatacatatatatgtgtatatatatgtgtatatatgtaaatgtatatatatgtgtatatattgtgtgtgtgtgtgtgtgtgtgtgtgtgtgtgtgtgtataatatatctatatacgCCTGAGCCATTGTGCTGATGTTGGGTGTGTCTGAGGATGAGACAGGTGAAATTTTTTGCAGGCAACTCCTTTGGGGTAAAGCTCCTTAACTAACCATTCCAAACTCCTCAGGGTATCACTTTTTCCCTGATAGCGGTTCTAAATACTCTAGCCTACCCTGGTGGCCAATTCTGGGTAATGCAATGGAGGAGGCTTTCCAGATTTCCTCCCAAGCGTTATGCTGGTCAGAGAGATCCTGCACCATTAGAGGGAAGAAATGTAGAAGCTGAGGGTTTTCTTGCCTTCTACCAGTGGAAGCCCAGGAAAAGATGGAGGAGGGGACAAGAAAATTCACCTTGCAGTTTTTCCACCAATACTTCCTCTTTAGCTTTGCAGCACTGCTCTCAAATTGTGATGCTCCTGCCTGCAAGGCATCAGCTCGGTCATCCAGCTCTGACAGCTTCTGGTCCCTCTCCAGGACCTTGTCCACGTTCACACGCATGATGTCCACCACCTGAGGAGGGCACAGAAACAAAGCTGCTAAGCTTCCTGCCAGAGACAGAGGAAAGGACAACAACCAGAGAATCACAAGTCTGACCCTGTGCAACTCTAAAGGGTCCTTTGCCTCTCAGGGCCTTTGACTATTCTCCtgtgaaaaaaggagaaaagataagAAGTTCCCTTTTGTTTCCAAACTCCTAGATTTGGAAACTTTCAAAGAAACAGCTATCTACCTACCTCCTCCACTTGTGCCTGGGTTTGCTGTAGTCGTCTGTTACTGGTCATGTTAGGAGGAGGGCCAGGGGGACCCCCACCTGGGGCAGTCCCTTCTGTCCCTTCAGCAGGTGGCTGAGCTGGAGCAGACCTGTGGAAAGACATGTGCAGAGAACACAAAGTGACCAAGACAAGAAaggagctgggcgtggtagcacacacctgtagtcccagctactcaagaggctgaagtgggaggagcgcttaagcccaggagttcgaggccagcctgggcatcatagcgagaccccatctctaaaaaaacagacaaaaagaaaggACTCACATGCATCCTCATCCCAAATCACTTAAACAATTATGATTAGGCTATACAAAACTAGAATGGATTCTCGCTCCTTGGCAATCTGAAGTAGGGAGACACAGCATAGAGGCaagaagtaaaagatgaaagactCTGCAACAACATTTGTATGGGGTTCAGGGACATCCAGGATGGCATCAAGACATCTTGTCTGGGGCTATCCTTTGACTCAACTCAAACAAGTCCTCTGCCATGATGGCTACAGGGACATATGGCCTAGCCTTGTCCTAAATGGCATTTCCccgctgatatggtttgactgtgtcctcacccaaatctcaacttgaattgtatcacccagaattcccacatgttgtgggagggactcaggggaggtaactgaatcatggggcccATCTTTCcggtgctattctcgtgatagtgacgaagtctcatgagatctgatgggtttatcagtggtttctgcttttgcttcttccacattttctcttgctgccgccatgtaagaagtgcctttcacctgccgccatgattctgaggccttcccagccatgtggaactgtaagtccaattaaacctctttttgttcccagtcttgagtatgtctttatcagcagcatgaaaacagactaatacagtaaattggtaccagtagagtggggtgttgctgaaaagatacccaaaaatgtagaagcgactttggaactgggttaaCAGGGAcaggatggaacagtttggagggctcagaagaaaacaggaaaatgcgggaaagtttggaacctcctagagacttgttgaatggctttgacaaaaatgctgttagtgatatgaacaataaggtccaggctgaggtggtctcagatggagatgaggaacttgttgggaactgaagcaaaggtgactcttgttatgttttagctaaaagactggcagcattttgcccctgccctagaaatttgtggaactttgaacttgagagagataatttagggtatctggcagaagaaaagacgcagtactaaagaaaaaaaccatttttttgagaagaaattcaaggcagctgcagaaatttgcataagtagcaagaaaCCTAGTGTTAGCCCctaagaccatggggaaaatgtctccaggccatgtcagaggccttcacagcagcccctcccatcacaggcctggaggcccaggaggaaaaagttattttgtgggccaggcccagggtccccatgctgtgtgcagcctagggacttagtgccctgtgtcccagccgctCCCGCTGTGGCTGAGAGGGGCCAATGCAGGGCTTGGGCCGTGGCTTCAGAGGgcggaagccccaagccttggcagcttccacatggtgttgagcctgcagatgcacagaaggcaagaactgaggtttgggaacctccgtcTAGACTTCagcagatgtatggaaatgcctggatgtccaggcaaaagtttgctgcaagggcagggccctcatggagaacctctgctagggtagtaCAGAAGGGACATGTGGCGttggagcccccatacagagtccccactggaacactgtctagtggagctatgagaaaaaggtcaccattctccagaccccagaatggtagatccactggcagcttgcaccgtgcgcctggaaaagccacagacactcagtgCCAGTCTGTGAAgggagccaggagggaggctgtacacTGTAATGTCTGTCAGCTCACCCCTTTTTATATACAAGTTATTGGTTATGGTTATTGGTTTATATGCCCAGTTATTGGTTATGCTTCACACAAGATGAGGAAATCAGGGCTGCCATAAGGGCAGCTTGGAAAATCACCAAAGTCAAAGTCTATGTAGGTGGAGTGAGTCAGgactgtttgtttgctttgtttttggcaGAGAAAATGGGGGTTTCACTTAGATAGAATCTGGGGCCCAAAGCAATTACATTAGTTATGGAAACTGTTCCAAGAGCATAGACAGGAAGCAAAACCGCTAGAAATTGTCCTCAATGTGCGTGCATTATAGACATTCTGTCCCTTCCTTTTCTGGATTTGACAGAGTCTCAGATGACTCTCTTGGTGACTTACATCCCAAAGAGAGATCTTGGTTTACTGTACTATACACACAGAGAATGTTCTCTCATTCTGTACCACTCAA
The Gorilla gorilla gorilla isolate KB3781 chromosome 10, NHGRI_mGorGor1-v2.1_pri, whole genome shotgun sequence genome window above contains:
- the VAMP1 gene encoding vesicle-associated membrane protein 1 isoform X2, which produces MSAPAQPPAEGTEGTAPGGGPPGPPPNMTSNRRLQQTQAQVEEVVDIMRVNVDKVLERDQKLSELDDRADALQAGASQFESSAAKLKRKYWWKNCKMMIMLGAICAIIVVVIVIYFFT
- the VAMP1 gene encoding vesicle-associated membrane protein 1 isoform X3; translated protein: MSAPAQPPAEGTEGTAPGGGPPGPPPNMTSNRRLQQTQAQVEEVVDIMRVNVDKVLERDQKLSELDDRADALQAGASQFESSAAKLKRKYWWKNCKMMIMLGAICAIIVVVIVSLE
- the VAMP1 gene encoding vesicle-associated membrane protein 1 isoform X1 → MSAPAQPPAEGTEGTAPGGGPPGPPPNMTSNRRLQQTQAQVEEVVDIMRVNVDKVLERDQKLSELDDRADALQAGASQFESSAAKLKRKYWWKNCKMMIMLGAICAIIVVVIVTPGTSVQEGRDCWQR